The Cylindrospermopsis curvispora GIHE-G1 genome contains a region encoding:
- the psb28 gene encoding photosystem II reaction center protein Psb28, producing MTSPSIQFFAGLFEEMSNVSLRREVRTGKLIVVLQFEQLKAISGFNSFTKQSLNSLLLIDEEGEIRVTPSGTKFIFGGDEGDELKRVDCKFVVDPGEGFDRIMRFLHRYADANGMEYAEN from the coding sequence ATGACATCTCCATCAATTCAATTTTTTGCGGGTTTATTTGAAGAAATGAGTAATGTAAGTTTACGTCGAGAAGTCAGGACTGGTAAATTGATTGTTGTTCTACAATTTGAGCAATTGAAAGCCATATCAGGATTTAACAGTTTTACTAAACAGTCATTGAACTCCCTATTATTAATTGACGAAGAAGGAGAAATTCGGGTTACCCCTTCGGGAACTAAATTTATTTTCGGTGGGGATGAAGGGGATGAATTAAAAAGAGTTGATTGTAAATTTGTAGTTGATCCTGGCGAAGGTTTTGATAGAATTATGCGTTTTTTACACCGTTATGCTGATGCTAATGGTATGGAATATGCGGAGAATTAG
- the dprA gene encoding DNA-processing protein DprA, with product MSTITEDRQYWLAWSKIAGVGPILLQRLQQHFGNLENAWKSSPAELGKIEGVGFHILQKIVQYRGKINPEKLLIEHEKINPHFWTPADVEYPKLLREISTPPPILYYRGEFDLEENRGRKPLVGIVGTRKPTEYGRKWTRHISTVLAQNGFTIVSGMADGIDAESHSAAIKAGGRTIAVVGTGVDVIYPYKNKDLYRQILRSGIVMSEHPTKTSPNRTHFPRRNRIIAGLSRAVLVMEAGNKSGALITATYANEFSRDIYALPGRVDDEPSQGCLKLISQGAGLISQELNELLTMLGAIPKIHIDTPAVKSDPFLGNLEPELQQVMNILTVDALPFDMIVEKAKMGSGLVSGCLLQLELMGLVSQLPGMRYQKFY from the coding sequence ATGTCTACTATTACTGAAGATCGTCAATACTGGTTAGCATGGTCAAAAATTGCCGGGGTTGGACCAATACTACTACAAAGATTACAACAACACTTTGGTAATTTAGAGAATGCTTGGAAATCGAGTCCTGCAGAGTTAGGAAAAATAGAGGGTGTTGGTTTTCACATTTTGCAAAAAATAGTTCAGTATAGAGGCAAAATTAATCCAGAGAAACTGCTTATTGAACATGAAAAAATCAACCCCCATTTTTGGACACCAGCAGATGTGGAATATCCAAAATTGCTAAGAGAAATTTCCACGCCTCCCCCCATATTGTATTATAGGGGAGAGTTTGATCTGGAGGAAAATAGAGGTAGAAAACCGCTGGTAGGAATTGTTGGTACTCGAAAGCCTACAGAATATGGCAGAAAATGGACCCGTCACATTAGCACTGTTTTAGCCCAAAATGGTTTCACCATTGTTTCAGGTATGGCTGATGGAATAGACGCTGAAAGTCATAGTGCAGCGATTAAAGCTGGGGGTAGAACCATAGCAGTGGTAGGAACGGGTGTAGATGTGATTTATCCATATAAGAATAAGGACTTATATAGGCAAATTCTGAGATCTGGGATAGTCATGAGTGAACATCCGACTAAGACCTCACCCAACCGCACTCATTTTCCCCGTCGCAATCGGATCATTGCGGGTTTGTCCCGTGCGGTTTTAGTCATGGAAGCGGGAAACAAGTCTGGTGCTCTGATCACTGCTACCTATGCTAACGAATTTTCTCGGGATATTTATGCTTTACCAGGAAGAGTGGATGATGAACCTTCTCAGGGTTGTTTAAAGCTAATTAGTCAGGGTGCGGGATTAATTAGTCAGGAATTAAATGAATTATTGACAATGTTAGGTGCTATTCCTAAGATACATATTGATACCCCTGCTGTTAAATCCGATCCCTTTCTTGGTAATTTGGAGCCAGAATTACAACAGGTAATGAATATTCTTACAGTGGATGCTTTACCGTTTGATATGATTGTGGAAAAGGCTAAGATGGGATCTGGTTTGGTTTCCGGTTGTTTATTGCAATTGGAATTGATGGGTTTAGTTTCCCAACTTCCTGGAATGCGATATCAGAAGTTCTATTAA
- a CDS encoding YdcF family protein, translating to MFFILPIFIWWGYREVQNQFSIPQAVLVLGGSSKRLERERFAANFAKKHPNIPIWITGGSPPDHTKKVFAKAGVNLSRLHLDYEAVDTVTNFTTIVDDLQDKKIKSVYLITSDFHMRRARVVGEIILGTRDISLKPISVPSKTDSEPIEKVIRDVFRAVVWVGTGYTGAEGENTK from the coding sequence ATGTTCTTTATTCTGCCAATTTTTATCTGGTGGGGATACAGAGAAGTGCAGAACCAATTTTCAATCCCACAAGCTGTTTTGGTTTTGGGTGGTTCTAGTAAGCGTTTAGAGCGAGAGAGGTTTGCTGCCAATTTTGCTAAAAAACACCCCAACATACCAATATGGATTACTGGTGGGAGTCCACCTGACCATACAAAAAAGGTGTTTGCAAAAGCTGGAGTTAATTTAAGTCGTTTACATTTAGATTATGAAGCAGTAGACACGGTGACTAACTTTACTACTATAGTAGATGATTTACAAGACAAAAAGATTAAAAGTGTTTATTTAATTACATCCGATTTTCACATGCGTCGCGCTCGTGTAGTTGGCGAAATTATTTTGGGCACTAGAGATATTAGTCTTAAACCAATATCTGTTCCTTCTAAAACAGATTCAGAACCAATAGAAAAGGTTATTCGTGATGTATTTCGCGCTGTTGTGTGGGTTGGTACCGGTTATACGGGAGCAGAAGGTGAAAACACTAAATAG
- a CDS encoding DUF3067 family protein — protein sequence MTGSELRQMLVNKWGYSYDVQFRRTQGKIFLQIMWKYVEQASFPLSESEYQEHLNTIANYLNALGGTSQVENFIVQTKERPRLGKAISIPIELGDRASEWII from the coding sequence ATGACAGGAAGTGAATTGCGTCAGATGTTAGTGAATAAGTGGGGATACTCTTATGATGTTCAGTTTCGTCGCACCCAGGGCAAAATCTTTCTCCAAATTATGTGGAAGTATGTGGAACAAGCTTCTTTTCCTTTGAGCGAGTCCGAATATCAAGAACATTTGAACACTATTGCTAACTACCTTAATGCTTTAGGGGGAACAAGTCAAGTAGAAAACTTTATCGTCCAAACTAAGGAGCGACCTCGACTAGGTAAGGCTATTAGTATTCCCATTGAACTAGGCGATCGCGCATCCGAATGGATAATATAG
- a CDS encoding DUF1257 domain-containing protein, with product MSHFSQIKTQIRNLESLKDALSDLGIDWKSGSREVRGYRGQTHTAEVTIEQDNGYDIGFKWNGQEYELVADLQYWQQNLSVDGFLRQITQRYAYQTVMKETAKVGFQISQEQKNADGSISLVLQRWSA from the coding sequence ATGTCACACTTTAGCCAAATTAAAACTCAAATCCGTAATCTAGAATCCTTAAAGGACGCCCTTTCCGATTTAGGAATAGATTGGAAATCCGGTTCTAGGGAGGTGCGCGGTTATCGTGGCCAAACCCATACCGCCGAAGTCACTATTGAACAAGACAATGGTTATGACATCGGTTTTAAGTGGAATGGTCAAGAATATGAGCTGGTAGCAGACCTTCAATACTGGCAACAGAATTTATCAGTGGATGGGTTTTTGCGCCAGATTACCCAGCGTTATGCTTACCAAACAGTGATGAAAGAAACTGCTAAAGTGGGTTTTCAAATTAGCCAAGAGCAGAAGAATGCTGATGGTTCCATTAGTTTAGTATTACAACGTTGGAGTGCGTAA
- a CDS encoding ferredoxin, with the protein MSELQPFSEDLSNNLSGLEPELGGLLRDQPETSGFEPELGGLLRQKGVYVDEITCIGCKHCAHVARNTFYIEPDYGRSRVVRQDGDIEEVIQEAIDTCPVDCIHWVDYTELKNLEADRKYQVIPVAGYPVDHGVAVTEKRRKKQRLNK; encoded by the coding sequence ATGTCTGAATTGCAGCCGTTCTCAGAAGATTTAAGTAATAATCTTTCCGGTTTAGAGCCAGAACTAGGTGGTCTTTTGCGGGATCAACCAGAAACATCTGGATTTGAACCGGAACTAGGCGGTCTGCTGCGACAAAAGGGGGTTTATGTAGATGAAATCACCTGTATAGGATGTAAGCACTGCGCCCATGTTGCTAGGAACACTTTTTATATTGAACCGGATTATGGACGTTCCCGGGTGGTGCGTCAGGATGGGGATATAGAAGAGGTCATACAAGAGGCCATAGACACTTGTCCGGTGGACTGTATTCACTGGGTTGATTATACAGAGCTGAAAAATTTAGAAGCGGATCGTAAATACCAGGTGATTCCGGTTGCGGGTTATCCGGTGGATCATGGGGTTGCTGTTACGGAAAAAAGACGCAAAAAGCAAAGACTAAACAAGTAA
- a CDS encoding DUF2997 domain-containing protein, with protein METLEFIIYPDGRVQEKVTGVIGASCAEVTAAIEAQLGRVLNRESTSEYFTPNHLQESGTVNTQATFSEW; from the coding sequence ATGGAAACATTAGAATTCATCATTTATCCAGATGGGAGAGTACAGGAGAAAGTCACTGGTGTCATTGGCGCTTCTTGTGCGGAGGTAACAGCAGCTATAGAAGCACAACTGGGACGAGTGCTCAATCGGGAGTCAACCTCAGAATATTTCACCCCTAATCACCTCCAGGAATCTGGAACGGTGAATACCCAAGCCACCTTTAGTGAGTGGTAG